A single genomic interval of Acidovorax sp. 1608163 harbors:
- the flgG gene encoding flagellar basal-body rod protein FlgG, whose amino-acid sequence MFTALYTAKSGMTVQQTNIDLHSHNLSNVSTTGFKRNFANIEDLAYQNYRQVGAAATEQNQLPTGLHMGLGARTVSIGRNFEQGSLQESKNNLDVAINGNGFFEVTMPDGTIGYTRDGSFKVDAQGRMVTSGGLPVANGITVPANATSISISSDGAVSATVPGNTAPQPLGTLAMSGFVNVGGLEPIGQNLFKESAASGQPQQGTPGTNGLGIIKQGFLESSNVNVVEELVNMIQTQRAYEMNSKAITTTDQMLAKLSQL is encoded by the coding sequence ATGTTCACCGCCCTCTACACCGCCAAGTCCGGCATGACTGTGCAGCAGACCAATATCGACCTGCACTCGCACAACCTGTCCAACGTGTCCACCACAGGCTTCAAGCGCAACTTCGCCAACATCGAAGACCTGGCCTACCAGAACTACCGCCAGGTGGGCGCCGCCGCCACCGAGCAAAACCAGCTGCCCACCGGGCTGCACATGGGGTTGGGCGCGCGCACGGTGTCCATCGGGCGCAACTTTGAGCAGGGCAGCCTGCAAGAGTCCAAGAACAACCTGGACGTGGCCATCAACGGCAATGGCTTTTTTGAAGTGACCATGCCCGACGGCACCATCGGCTACACCCGCGACGGCTCGTTCAAGGTGGATGCGCAAGGGCGCATGGTGACCTCGGGCGGCCTGCCTGTGGCCAATGGCATCACCGTGCCCGCCAATGCCACCAGCATCAGCATCAGCAGCGATGGCGCCGTGTCGGCCACCGTGCCGGGCAACACCGCTCCCCAGCCACTGGGCACCCTGGCGATGTCGGGCTTTGTGAACGTTGGCGGGCTGGAGCCCATCGGGCAAAACCTGTTCAAGGAATCGGCGGCGTCGGGCCAGCCCCAGCAGGGCACGCCCGGCACCAACGGCCTGGGCATCATCAAGCAAGGGTTTTTGGAGTCGTCCAACGTCAACGTGGTGGAAGAGCTGGTGAACATGATCCAGACACAACGTGCTTACGAGATGAACTCCAAGGCCATCACCACCACCGACCAGATGCTGGCCAAGCTGAGCCAGCTGTAA
- a CDS encoding NAD(P)-dependent oxidoreductase, whose amino-acid sequence MHIALIGATGFVGTALLNELLQRGHRVTALARTPSKIAPREGLSVVQADVTDPAQVAQAVRGTDAVASAYNPGWTHPDLHDEFLRGSRAITAGTKAAGVQRLLVVGGAGSLYVAPGVQLVDTPQFPAEWKNGALAAREALNLLRQESTLQWTFLSPAILLEPGERTGQYRLGTESPLMNGEQPGKISVADLAVAIVDELEAPRHLQQRFTVAY is encoded by the coding sequence ATGCACATCGCACTGATTGGCGCCACCGGCTTTGTGGGCACCGCCCTGTTGAACGAACTGCTGCAGCGCGGCCACCGCGTCACGGCCCTGGCACGCACTCCCAGCAAAATCGCCCCGCGCGAAGGCCTGAGCGTGGTGCAAGCCGACGTAACCGACCCCGCCCAGGTGGCCCAGGCCGTGCGCGGCACCGACGCCGTGGCCAGCGCCTACAACCCCGGCTGGACGCACCCCGACCTGCACGACGAATTCCTGCGCGGCAGCCGCGCCATCACCGCAGGCACCAAAGCCGCAGGCGTGCAACGCCTGCTGGTGGTGGGCGGCGCTGGCAGCCTGTATGTGGCGCCTGGCGTGCAACTGGTGGACACCCCCCAGTTCCCTGCCGAGTGGAAAAACGGCGCATTGGCCGCCCGCGAAGCGCTGAACCTGTTGCGCCAGGAATCCACCTTGCAGTGGACCTTCTTGTCCCCCGCCATCTTGCTAGAGCCCGGCGAGCGCACCGGCCAGTACCGGCTGGGCACTGAATCGCCCCTGATGAATGGCGAGCAGCCCGGCAAGATCAGCGTGGCCGATCTCGCCGTCGCCATCGTGGACGAGCTGGAAGCGCCGCGCCACCTGCAGCAGCGCTTTACGGTGGCTTATTGA
- a CDS encoding response regulator: MTEQAVSDVPRTLYLLDDNTDFRTTAKWWLSGAGYDVVDFEDGQAAIAALQALSAQELGRSCLLLDVRMPGMSGLQVHDALIACGVAGPGGPCRSSI; the protein is encoded by the coding sequence ATGACCGAACAGGCTGTTTCCGACGTGCCACGCACGCTGTATTTGTTGGATGACAACACGGATTTCCGCACCACGGCCAAGTGGTGGCTGAGCGGTGCGGGCTATGACGTGGTGGATTTTGAGGATGGACAGGCGGCCATTGCTGCGCTGCAGGCGCTCAGCGCACAGGAGTTGGGTCGCTCTTGTCTCCTGCTGGATGTGCGGATGCCCGGCATGAGCGGGCTGCAGGTGCACGACGCGCTGATTGCCTGCGGCGTTGCGGGGCCCGGGGGGCCTTGCCGATCATCTATATGA
- a CDS encoding flagellar basal body P-ring protein FlgI produces the protein MEAMKASSHSLWPRKLRALWLLLAAVLAAAAPTAHAVRIKEVAAVQGVRSNQLTGYGLVVGLDGTGDQTTQMPYTTQAMSNYLQQMGITLPPGTASQLQLKNVAAVIVTTQLPAFAQPGQMLDVNVSSMGNSKSLKGGTLIATPLRGADGEIYALAQGNLVVGGAGASAGGSKVQINHLSAGRIPQGAQVERSVPTPLNEGDTINLGLNASDFQTARKVAQAINAKLGNGLATALDGRTVQVRAPQDPGARVGFIADLEELPLENSTPAAKVVINARTGSIVLNQAVTLGSCAIAHGNLSITISSTPVISQPNPLSQGQTVVTQKSDITINQEPGNIIQMPPSAQLADVVRALNQLGATPQDLLAILQAIKAAGALNAELEVI, from the coding sequence ATGGAAGCCATGAAAGCCTCGTCCCACTCCCTTTGGCCGCGCAAGCTGCGCGCACTCTGGCTCCTGCTGGCCGCAGTGCTGGCGGCCGCCGCGCCCACCGCGCACGCCGTGCGCATCAAGGAAGTGGCGGCGGTGCAAGGCGTGCGCAGCAACCAGCTCACAGGCTATGGCCTGGTCGTGGGGCTGGACGGCACGGGTGACCAGACCACCCAGATGCCCTACACCACGCAGGCCATGTCCAACTACCTGCAGCAAATGGGCATCACCCTGCCGCCCGGCACGGCCTCGCAGCTGCAGCTCAAGAACGTGGCGGCCGTGATCGTCACCACCCAATTGCCCGCTTTTGCCCAGCCGGGGCAGATGCTGGATGTGAATGTGTCATCGATGGGCAACTCCAAGTCGCTCAAGGGCGGCACGCTCATTGCCACCCCGCTGCGCGGCGCCGACGGCGAGATCTACGCCCTGGCCCAGGGCAACCTGGTGGTGGGCGGCGCTGGCGCTTCGGCAGGAGGCAGCAAGGTGCAAATCAACCACCTGTCGGCCGGTCGCATTCCACAAGGCGCCCAGGTCGAGCGGTCGGTCCCCACCCCGTTGAACGAGGGCGACACCATCAACCTGGGCTTGAATGCATCGGACTTCCAGACCGCACGCAAGGTGGCCCAGGCCATCAACGCCAAGCTGGGCAACGGCCTGGCCACCGCCCTGGACGGGCGCACCGTGCAGGTGCGCGCACCGCAAGACCCAGGCGCGCGGGTGGGCTTCATTGCCGATCTGGAAGAGCTGCCACTCGAAAATTCCACCCCCGCCGCCAAGGTGGTCATCAACGCCCGCACCGGCTCCATCGTGCTGAACCAGGCCGTGACGCTGGGCTCGTGCGCCATTGCGCACGGCAACCTGTCCATCACCATCAGCTCCACCCCGGTCATCAGCCAGCCCAACCCGCTGTCGCAAGGGCAAACCGTGGTCACGCAAAAGAGCGACATCACCATCAACCAGGAGCCGGGCAACATCATCCAGATGCCGCCCTCGGCCCAACTGGCCGATGTGGTGCGCGCGCTGAACCAGTTGGGCGCCACGCCGCAAGACCTGCTGGCCATCTTGCAGGCCATCAAGGCGGCGGGTGCGCTGAATGCGGAGCTGGAGGTGATCTGA
- the flgJ gene encoding flagellar assembly peptidoglycan hydrolase FlgJ, whose product MAVTLPSSTSTGAHQALAVDTRSLNNLKYEAGQNSPEATKEAAKQFESLFMRELIKSMREATMKSGMLDSAGGDLGTDMLDQQLSVQMSGQPGGLSEAIARQLSRQMGAAEPTFSVPSTLSLQQVTGRSTAATKAATGSASIAGVTTTPAPKGRDEFVQHLSNTAETVAKESGIPASFMLGQAGHETGWGKSEIRNKDGSTSYNLFGIKAGKGWTGKVAEVTTTEYVDGVPRKVVAKFRAYDSYEASFRDYAQLITNSPRYEKAQATAKTGSAVAYATELQKAGYATDPEYARKLSGAIHSALRAQKAQA is encoded by the coding sequence ATGGCCGTGACCCTGCCCTCGTCCACATCGACCGGCGCGCACCAGGCGCTGGCGGTGGACACGCGCTCGCTCAACAACCTCAAGTACGAAGCCGGACAAAACAGCCCCGAGGCCACCAAAGAGGCGGCCAAGCAGTTTGAGTCGCTGTTCATGCGCGAGCTGATCAAGAGCATGCGCGAGGCCACCATGAAGTCGGGCATGCTCGACAGCGCCGGAGGCGACCTGGGCACCGACATGCTGGACCAGCAACTGTCGGTGCAGATGTCGGGCCAGCCCGGGGGCTTGTCTGAGGCCATCGCCCGGCAACTGTCGCGCCAGATGGGTGCGGCCGAGCCCACGTTCTCCGTGCCCTCCACCTTGAGCCTGCAGCAAGTCACTGGGCGCAGCACTGCGGCCACCAAGGCGGCGACAGGCTCCGCCAGCATTGCGGGCGTGACCACTACCCCCGCCCCCAAAGGGCGCGATGAATTTGTGCAGCACCTGAGCAACACGGCCGAAACCGTGGCCAAGGAAAGCGGCATCCCCGCCAGCTTCATGCTGGGCCAGGCAGGCCACGAAACCGGCTGGGGCAAGAGCGAGATCCGCAACAAGGATGGCTCCACCTCCTACAACCTGTTCGGCATCAAGGCCGGCAAGGGCTGGACAGGCAAGGTGGCCGAGGTGACGACCACCGAGTACGTGGACGGTGTGCCCCGCAAGGTGGTGGCCAAGTTCCGCGCCTACGACTCGTACGAAGCATCGTTCCGGGACTACGCCCAGCTCATCACCAACAGCCCCCGCTACGAAAAGGCCCAAGCCACCGCCAAGACGGGCTCGGCTGTGGCTTATGCCACCGAGCTGCAAAAGGCGGGCTACGCCACCGACCCGGAATACGCCAGAAAGCTCAGCGGTGCGATCCATAGCGCGCTGCGGGCCCAAAAGGCACAAGCGTGA
- a CDS encoding HDOD domain-containing protein, with protein MVQSVLGSLILGYRPLWNRARKLAGVQLYLHNESSTMVDAGHLLRTLQELWSASSPPLLLSPQTHQLLSSLLESAPRGAPWIEVRNDWLNDSTIFNQVRAAHRRGLKLVWRGEIATLPPAEIARCFDNSLLTLRPEDTITALQRAPQQPGSPKPPPRNLSPILAGQMYENVASRALMEHCLDNNALALAGWPAEDVLYSMRHTPQQPSHAVIHKLMRAIDAEQSLETFEDIMSEDPILAYRFMIYTNSAALGLRTGIDSLRRGLVMMGYGSIQRWLSDQLPHSSTEPNMQPIREAMVMRAHLTTQLLNPGMENELRREIYLCALLSQMDELLREPLGTILHRIPLSERIYDATVLRTGPYAPSLQMACALEGDDASVIRRLCEEHEMDLEEVNRALLRVLSELEVERPPASR; from the coding sequence ATGGTCCAATCCGTTCTTGGCAGTTTGATTCTGGGCTACCGCCCCTTGTGGAACCGCGCCCGCAAACTTGCCGGTGTGCAGCTGTACTTGCACAACGAATCTTCGACGATGGTCGATGCAGGCCACCTGCTGCGCACCCTGCAAGAGCTGTGGTCGGCCAGCTCGCCACCGCTGCTGCTGTCGCCCCAAACGCACCAGTTGCTCTCCAGCCTGCTCGAAAGTGCGCCGCGCGGCGCCCCCTGGATCGAGGTGCGCAACGACTGGCTGAACGACTCCACCATCTTCAACCAGGTGCGCGCAGCCCACCGGCGGGGCCTCAAGCTGGTGTGGCGCGGCGAAATCGCCACCCTGCCCCCCGCCGAAATAGCCCGCTGCTTTGACAACAGCCTGCTCACCCTGCGGCCTGAAGACACCATTACGGCCCTGCAACGCGCACCGCAGCAGCCCGGCAGCCCCAAGCCACCGCCGCGCAACCTCAGCCCCATCCTGGCGGGGCAGATGTACGAAAACGTGGCCAGCCGCGCGCTGATGGAGCATTGCCTGGACAACAACGCCCTGGCACTGGCTGGCTGGCCCGCCGAAGACGTGCTCTACAGCATGCGCCACACCCCGCAGCAGCCTTCGCACGCAGTGATCCACAAGCTCATGCGCGCCATCGACGCCGAGCAATCGCTCGAAACGTTCGAAGACATCATGAGCGAGGACCCCATCCTGGCCTACCGGTTCATGATCTACACGAACTCGGCTGCGCTTGGGCTGCGCACCGGCATCGACTCGCTGCGGCGCGGGCTGGTGATGATGGGCTATGGCTCCATCCAGCGCTGGCTGTCTGACCAGCTACCGCATTCCAGCACCGAGCCCAACATGCAGCCCATCCGCGAAGCGATGGTGATGCGCGCGCACCTGACCACCCAGCTGCTCAACCCCGGCATGGAAAACGAGCTGCGCCGCGAGATTTACCTGTGCGCGCTGCTGTCGCAAATGGACGAGCTGCTGCGCGAGCCCCTGGGCACCATCCTGCACCGCATTCCGCTGTCAGAGCGCATTTACGACGCCACCGTGCTGCGCACCGGCCCCTACGCACCCAGCCTGCAAATGGCCTGCGCGCTGGAGGGAGACGACGCCAGCGTGATCCGCCGCCTGTGCGAGGAACACGAGATGGACCTGGAAGAGGTCAACCGCGCCCTGCTGCGGGTGCTGAGCGAGCTGGAAGTGGAACGCCCCCCGGCCAGCCGCTGA
- a CDS encoding sensor histidine kinase has protein sequence MERWQVSRADGGSLSVVVRLLDALGDAAAVLDVVGAGRLVWCSASFADLLPLAGGVVPEGLPLGILAARLEGLAAGVAAARAAHAVHVAHAGCEQGWAGALGLRVLPGQEPRWLAARLCALAADVARVSGGRDSGLSGLWVLRLGAEVELGSATRRHMEDRERLLFTSRSLAVGEMASTLAHELNQPLGAVGNVLRGLKARLTAVQAQPVPPTPQALQQLAQGVQLASDQVQYAARIIGRVRDYTQSHQPRRERVDVMALLHNSLTLLDWDLARHHVQFSVSADLPGGGTLPPVAGDGVMLQQVLVNLLRNAIDAMVETPVAERRLDVVCRVDAVDDRVEIAITDAGCGVGQDAAAQLFMPFFSTKPTGMGVGLNICRSLIELHQGRLWFTPNAVHGCTFYVALPLALMDEAEQLPEFLDSKDFVA, from the coding sequence ATGGAGCGTTGGCAGGTGAGCCGTGCGGATGGCGGGAGTCTTTCTGTGGTGGTGCGTCTGCTCGATGCGCTGGGCGATGCCGCGGCTGTGTTGGATGTGGTGGGGGCGGGGCGCCTTGTGTGGTGCAGTGCGTCGTTTGCCGATTTGCTGCCCTTGGCGGGTGGTGTGGTGCCCGAGGGACTACCGTTGGGGATTTTGGCCGCGCGCCTGGAGGGCTTGGCTGCCGGTGTGGCGGCGGCGCGGGCTGCGCATGCGGTGCATGTTGCCCACGCAGGGTGCGAGCAGGGCTGGGCGGGAGCGCTGGGGTTGAGGGTGCTGCCGGGCCAGGAGCCCAGGTGGCTGGCGGCGCGGTTGTGTGCGCTGGCGGCGGATGTCGCGCGAGTTTCGGGTGGGCGTGACAGCGGGCTTTCAGGGCTTTGGGTGCTGCGCCTGGGGGCTGAGGTGGAGCTGGGTAGCGCCACGCGGCGGCACATGGAGGACCGGGAGCGTTTGCTGTTTACCTCGCGCAGCTTGGCGGTGGGAGAGATGGCGAGCACTTTGGCGCATGAGTTGAACCAGCCCTTGGGGGCGGTGGGCAATGTGCTGCGTGGCTTGAAGGCGCGCCTGACTGCCGTGCAGGCGCAGCCTGTGCCGCCCACGCCGCAGGCGCTGCAGCAGTTGGCGCAGGGGGTGCAGTTGGCGTCGGACCAGGTGCAGTACGCGGCCCGCATCATTGGACGGGTGCGCGACTACACGCAGTCGCACCAGCCCCGGCGCGAGCGGGTGGATGTGATGGCCTTGTTGCACAACAGCCTGACGCTGCTGGACTGGGACTTGGCGCGCCACCATGTGCAGTTTTCGGTGTCAGCGGATCTGCCAGGCGGGGGCACTTTGCCGCCCGTGGCGGGTGATGGTGTGATGCTGCAGCAAGTGTTGGTGAACCTGCTGCGCAACGCGATTGATGCCATGGTGGAAACGCCCGTGGCAGAGCGCCGCCTGGATGTGGTGTGCCGTGTGGATGCGGTGGATGACCGGGTGGAGATTGCGATCACGGACGCTGGTTGCGGGGTGGGTCAGGATGCGGCGGCGCAGCTTTTCATGCCCTTTTTCTCCACCAAACCCACAGGCATGGGCGTGGGGCTGAACATTTGCCGCAGCCTGATTGAGCTGCACCAGGGCCGCTTGTGGTTTACGCCCAATGCGGTCCATGGGTGCACTTTTTATGTGGCGTTGCCCCTGGCGTTGATGGACGAGGCAGAGCAGCTACCTGAATTTCTCGATTCGAAAGACTTTGTCGCATGA
- a CDS encoding LysR family transcriptional regulator — protein sequence MDDLKRMAVFATVVQHGSMTGAARALGMSPSAVSQQVRQLEREGGVTLLHRSTRKLALTEAGQRYHAQCAAMCAAAEQARAELAASRDAPSGELRLSATVGFARHIAPALGDLLAQYPALRLRLLVDDAPIDLINARVDLAVRFGRLADSSWAARRLGALQWWLCASPGWVAQHGAPDTPDALLAHSWLGFAREGGGLLLDLHHADGATRSLRVQPRIASNNQLSIQQMCESGLGLALMGSMDVQDALASGRLVRLLPQWSFGTLDIWAVTPQRDAQPAKVRQAIAALHSYLVTQPGVLE from the coding sequence ATGGACGATCTCAAGCGCATGGCGGTGTTTGCCACGGTGGTGCAGCATGGCTCGATGACGGGCGCGGCGCGGGCCTTGGGCATGAGCCCTTCGGCCGTGAGCCAGCAGGTGCGCCAGCTGGAGCGCGAGGGCGGCGTCACGCTGCTGCACCGCTCTACCCGCAAACTGGCGTTGACCGAGGCAGGCCAGCGCTACCACGCGCAATGCGCCGCCATGTGCGCGGCGGCCGAGCAGGCGCGGGCCGAGCTGGCCGCCTCGCGCGATGCGCCCAGTGGCGAATTGCGCCTGTCGGCCACGGTAGGTTTTGCGCGGCACATTGCGCCTGCGCTGGGCGACTTGCTGGCGCAGTACCCAGCGCTGCGTCTGCGGCTGCTGGTAGACGATGCGCCCATCGACCTCATCAACGCCCGTGTGGACCTGGCCGTGCGCTTTGGCCGCCTGGCCGATTCGAGCTGGGCGGCGCGCCGTTTGGGGGCGTTGCAGTGGTGGCTGTGTGCGTCACCCGGCTGGGTGGCGCAGCATGGCGCGCCAGACACGCCCGATGCGTTGCTGGCCCACAGTTGGCTGGGCTTTGCGCGCGAAGGCGGTGGCCTGCTGCTGGACTTGCACCATGCCGATGGCGCAACGCGCAGCCTGCGGGTGCAGCCACGCATTGCCAGCAACAACCAGTTGTCGATCCAGCAGATGTGTGAGTCCGGTCTGGGTTTGGCGCTGATGGGCAGCATGGATGTGCAAGACGCACTGGCCAGTGGGCGGCTGGTGCGGCTGCTGCCGCAGTGGTCGTTTGGCACGCTCGATATCTGGGCCGTCACGCCCCAGCGCGACGCGCAGCCGGCCAAGGTGCGCCAGGCCATTGCGGCATTGCACAGCTACCTGGTCACGCAGCCTGGGGTGCTGGAGTAA
- a CDS encoding flagellar basal body L-ring protein FlgH: MNRTTAAPLVAGTHTACTHTARPRHGLWAVTGVLASLLATGCASLSPTPPVDILPTTPPQLSIAPRAAPQPANGSLFNTASYRPAFEDRRARLVGDLVTIQIVENVTAKQESSSTLDRSANVSNAVTALPFVGASDVGKLGLGAKSGNAFSGKGGTESANTFSGSITATVIDVLPNGHLVVAGEKQIGVNQNVDVLRFSGTIDPRVMQPGSIINSTQVANVRIESRGRGSQGEVQAQGWLGRFFNKVTPF; encoded by the coding sequence ATGAACCGCACCACTGCAGCCCCCTTGGTCGCAGGCACACACACCGCCTGCACACACACTGCCCGCCCACGCCATGGGCTTTGGGCGGTCACGGGCGTGCTCGCCAGCCTGCTGGCCACGGGCTGCGCCAGCCTGTCGCCAACACCGCCTGTGGACATCCTGCCCACCACCCCGCCGCAGCTCAGCATTGCGCCGCGTGCGGCGCCTCAGCCAGCCAACGGAAGTTTGTTCAACACCGCCAGCTACCGGCCAGCGTTTGAAGACCGCCGGGCCCGGCTGGTGGGCGATCTGGTCACGATCCAGATCGTGGAAAACGTGACGGCCAAGCAAGAGTCCTCCTCCACACTGGACCGCTCGGCCAACGTCTCCAATGCCGTAACAGCACTGCCCTTTGTGGGGGCAAGCGATGTCGGCAAGCTGGGACTCGGCGCCAAGTCTGGCAACGCGTTCTCCGGCAAGGGCGGTACCGAAAGCGCCAACACGTTCTCTGGCTCCATCACCGCCACTGTGATCGATGTCTTGCCCAACGGGCACCTGGTGGTGGCTGGCGAGAAGCAAATCGGCGTGAACCAGAACGTGGACGTGCTGCGCTTTTCCGGCACCATCGATCCGCGCGTGATGCAGCCAGGCAGCATCATCAACTCCACCCAGGTGGCCAACGTGCGCATCGAGTCACGCGGCCGTGGCTCGCAAGGCGAGGTGCAGGCACAGGGCTGGCTGGGCCGGTTCTTCAACAAGGTCACGCCGTTCTGA
- a CDS encoding response regulator transcription factor: MPIIYMTGHGDVPLAVQAMEKGAVTFLEKPFEESALESALARAFAPRADAAPQAAPCPEFQRRLAGLTVRETQVMQGVVDGKISKVIARDLNISSKTVELHRGRVLAKMQAESAIHLTRMVVEQRVL, translated from the coding sequence TTGCCGATCATCTATATGACAGGGCATGGCGACGTACCACTGGCGGTGCAGGCGATGGAAAAAGGTGCGGTGACGTTTTTGGAAAAGCCGTTTGAAGAGAGCGCGCTGGAGTCAGCCCTGGCCCGTGCGTTTGCGCCTCGCGCGGACGCAGCCCCACAGGCTGCGCCTTGTCCTGAGTTTCAACGCCGATTGGCAGGGCTCACGGTGCGTGAAACCCAGGTCATGCAGGGTGTGGTGGACGGCAAGATCAGCAAAGTGATTGCCCGAGACCTGAACATCAGCTCCAAGACTGTGGAGCTGCACCGTGGCCGGGTGTTGGCCAAGATGCAGGCAGAGTCGGCCATTCACCTCACGCGCATGGTGGTGGAGCAACGCGTGCTGTGA
- the flgF gene encoding flagellar basal-body rod protein FlgF gives MDRIIYTSMTGAKAAEHRQAVLANNLANASTNGFRAEMSTFRSVPVQGNGSTTRVFALEATSGYLNTAGPAKTTGRNLDAMAMGNAWFAVQGLDGLEAYTRAGSFDVSAAGQLVTPSGLPVLSDGGAPIDVPPRAEVTLGADGTITAKTAGQPPQALGRLKLASPTAEDPLKRGDDGLFRTASGDPMPNDATARMLSGAVEGSNVNTVESMVGMIAASRQFEQQMKLLQTAETNDKSAAQLLSLNG, from the coding sequence ATGGACCGCATCATCTACACCAGCATGACAGGGGCCAAAGCCGCAGAGCACCGGCAAGCGGTGCTGGCCAACAACCTGGCCAATGCGTCCACCAACGGCTTTCGGGCAGAGATGTCCACCTTCCGCTCGGTGCCCGTGCAAGGCAATGGATCGACCACGCGGGTCTTCGCGCTGGAGGCCACCTCGGGCTACCTGAACACGGCAGGCCCCGCCAAGACCACCGGCCGCAACCTCGACGCCATGGCCATGGGCAACGCCTGGTTTGCCGTGCAAGGGCTCGACGGGCTGGAGGCCTACACCCGTGCGGGCTCGTTCGATGTGTCGGCTGCCGGCCAGCTGGTCACGCCCTCGGGCCTACCGGTGCTGTCTGACGGCGGCGCCCCGATTGACGTGCCCCCCCGCGCTGAAGTAACCCTGGGCGCCGATGGCACCATCACGGCCAAGACGGCAGGGCAGCCCCCGCAGGCACTGGGGCGGCTGAAGCTGGCGTCTCCCACGGCGGAAGACCCGCTCAAGCGCGGTGACGACGGCCTGTTTCGCACAGCGTCTGGCGACCCCATGCCCAACGACGCCACGGCCCGCATGCTCAGCGGTGCGGTGGAAGGCTCGAACGTGAACACCGTGGAGAGCATGGTGGGAATGATCGCCGCGTCCCGCCAGTTCGAGCAACAGATGAAGCTGCTGCAAACAGCAGAAACCAACGACAAATCGGCTGCGCAGTTGCTCAGCCTCAATGGCTGA